CAGGCACCCTTCCAGCCTTTAAGGAACAGTGACAGCTTttcaaaagttgacgcttaatgggacaagtgactatttttgctcattgaaaaaaagtgaaattattataatagttttaaaaatgaagttattgtatttatatattttaatgatgaCAAATACAGGTAATACATGAAATGAAAACGATGACACACGGCCTTGAATAAAACGTAAAGTTGCTTtacaacaatagacatccagTTCATCTTTCAGCGCCAATGGCAgcacttgacgtccaatccatttggactgtcaaaATAGATTGTTTGCCGTAAAATGAGTGCTCTTGAAggcttaaaaaaaagtttgaattcataatttgtgcatgaaatgaATTCAATTGTCAAGTTCTAAGTGTAATAAATGTCTCTAGAGCTCCAGACACTCCAAATTGGAGAAGGCAGATATCCTGGAGATGACCGTCAAGCACCTCAGGAACCTACAACGACCTCACGTGACAGGTAATGACTTTCTGTATCATTGCCGTGGCACGTAAATATTTGTGTCTATTCcatttttaaagcaaaaatGAATTCACCAAATCcaaatcttaaaatgcataaTAACAACTCATATTTCTGGCTAATTTGGATTTGATATTGAAATCTGATTGCATAAATGATCAGAAAACCCTGGATGTGCAGTGGGTGAAGTTTTCCATCAATGGTTGTGATTTTTAAGCAATATTAACTACcgtatgtccaatccatttggactgggtggGGAGAGGATGGCAACGATCATCATTCACTGCAACCTGTAGTACTGTATAAGATCCATTTGCTGTTGACCCACTCTCGCGCAATCAACGGCAAACAATTTGGAAATAGCATTTGCTATTAATCTTTTGAGAATGGGACAAGTTGTTATGCCTCGATGTTAATGTCAACTCATTGACTATGGTAAGGAACGTCATCTCTAAAACAACATGGCCGCCCGAGGTGCGATGAAAGATGTTTTCGTGCTTCTGCTGTTCATTGAAACGAGTTTGTCACGTGTCCAATCCGTATGAAACGGGAGGGCCGCCAACCTGCCCGCTTCAAACGGATGGGACGCCGTCAACGGCACCGAGAGAGTTACTCTATGACGAAATTCCATCCATCAAGACTAATGGTCACGTTTACCTCCGCAGTCGCTGTGGGCGGCGACCCGTGCGTGCTGGGTAAATACAGAGCCGGGTTCAACGAGTGCGTGGTCGAGGTGAGCCGTTACCTGTCGGCGTGCGACGAGGTCAACTCGGAAGCGCGGAGCCGCCTGCTCGGCCACCTGGCGGCCCGCGTCTCCCAGATGAACGCCGCGGCCTTCTACCGGTCGGGACAGAGCGGGATTCCCGCCCCTCGGCTCGCGGGCAAAAGCGTCTCGGCCCCGGACGGACGTTTGGCCTTTCCCCTTCCCGGCGCGGCCCTCGCGCCTCTGAGCGCGCAAAGCTACATATCTCCTGGCGCGCCTCCGCTGGCTTCAGACTCTGTGTGGAGACCCTGGTAGAGTCAGAAAACTGGACTATCACGCTGTTTGACTTCATTTTTTCAGAAATTCTTTTGCAAAGGAGCTggaaaatgtttgatttttgttgttgttttttatttttattttattttttataagatctagatcaGTATTTCCCGACTTTTAAGTTTGGCTGCCatcgacgatagacgtccaatacattttttCAATACCTCTCCTGAACAATACTTTTcattgtaaaaaacaacaagcAAGAcaatatattaacatacaaagtCCATAATGAACTATATTGGAAATTTTTCACCGTCGACGATCATGACGGATTCATCGCCCGAAGCTAACATCTGTGccgccattggaagtgaatgaatGAAGAAATGTCACAGAACgagtaaaaatcaaacatttacTTACAAATACACTTAAGTAGATACTAAATCCGATGCAGTGTTCTGTCAAACGGAAGCATTAAAAACGGTGTCATAGAGTATGATCTACAGTATATTGTGTGTTGGTTACAATTGGTTAGCCTGGAGACATGAGAAGCACTGTGTTTTTCAAGTAAATAAATCCATTTTTATATGTCGTTCGCCATTTTGCTGCTTCATCTGGGCTGTGCTGTGGGAGTTTTGTTTCCAAGTTACTTGGAAATGTGACCTGAGAAAATCCTTCAAATGTAGCAAAAAGCCTCCCCAAGTGAGAGCTTTTCATATTTGTTTCCTGATGGGTAAATTACAATCATTCATCAGTCATTCTAAACCATTATAACCATTGCATTGCGTTACTGCTGGATATTTAAACTTAGCAAGGTTTAGACCAGTGTTGTTTCCACCAACGATGACgttaatataaatatttagtcaacaaacACTTCACTTTCACGACAACGAGACAATAACAtgctaaaacatgttttgggagactaaaatataACCAGTTTTCATTTGACGAGAACGAGACTAAAATGCGCAAtattttccgtcacatgttcacaatgtgtgacagttagcctgcatcgtagcagtgtcgggTTGGGTCAGTCGTGACGTGCTGTCTCGTCTCCAAGCTCcttgcaggcttgcacacacggtaagatttgttattgTGGCCATAGAGAATATGCAACGTTGTGCCAGCctgtaaaggtctgtgctgagtgatcatcacacactaaatgtaactcgtagcattagcatagcattcgcgttagcattaggctaatactAACAGCGAGCGTCCTTTTGAACTCTCGGAAAACTTTTATTACttgcagttcgtggcgtccaggtaggTATAATTAAAAATGTGCTGTTTGCCTGCTGAGTATGTATTATCACTAAGTTGACTTTATCCTTGTAGATAGatactacaatatgtgctcttctgtcaattttcatttgaaatagttgaacacctttatttttggagtaattttaaaaaaaatttacagaTTGAAGGGAATGctatcttttctcatatttactgtttgactgtattactctaacacacccaatataaagtaAACAGCATTTAtgtcatagtttaagaaaaacaagtggaatatatttgatattatgaaccGTTGGACTTGAAAGGATTAGCATTTGCAGTTCCAGGATAACTGGCAGATaagggcagaacagatacaggacgccttctgaccacagaagcccaacgcacctgtcatgcagctgactgagcaagattgataatgacaagcaggtgataggcaagacatctacaagcccacgtctgcaccaccaaatcccgcaatcagctcttctcgacagtccagaacaaatggcgggacatcctttcttgccacaaggaacattTGATAACGAGAAACTCGCGACTGAGATGTTGACAACTCGGCACTCATGTGGCGCTAAGGTGGCAAAACTCTCAACTGTCAttcccctgacaacagtaacgcccgAAACCCTCCTGCCCAATCTACACAgagaataatcctaaacaacgtgcaaacacacccttcttccagaccccagcccgcctcaccagagcctttaaaagactgaaggTTTAACTAATTGTCGTCATTTTTCTTGGCAGTcttatggtgaccctggatccagtttacctcctcgcctgggtctctccATGCTGTATGACTGCtgccgacttggaataaatggtcaacttgtgtttcgaagcttttttctagcttttaaaatggtgtcagtacaaggggttaagactaaggtgaaggcgtggagtttggccttttggccgggttgttggttttgcgcggttccggcggttcggctggcgtgattccggcaattccttcaagacaaaaacatttttggtaaATGTCAACAAAATCTAGATGaagtcaaacacattttgaggtgACTCAAATATGACGAAGACTAATAGTATTTTCGTCTAAAAGACTAAGACCAAAatttaaagggctgccaaaacaacAGTACCCCCAGCAATGACTTGTCTTCCTTGATTTTGGCCATCATAACGTCACATTGGAAGGTCTTGAGACACTTGCATATCTGGTTGGCCTGGTGGCATCATTTCTGAGACGGCGCCTTCGCGACCTTGCCACTCATTGGTGAATGATCGCATTGATTAGAACGTCCATCTCTGTTTTGCCTGACAATACAAGTCCCCCCTGAAGACCCCTTAAGTAGAGAAACAAAGGTGGGCCCCCAATGGCTCCTCCTTCTGTGACCCTCTCCATCTTAATAATGGGCCTTTCCCTTGTTTGTCCAGGAAGAGCTTTAATAGCGAGAAAGAAGCGCGCCGTCACTTTTAGCGAGAAGGGATATCGTCCTAAGGGCCGCCTTTGAAAGCTTTTTCTGCGAGCCTCCGTGTCGGGCCGCACTCTTCAGATAAGACAAGCTGTGAAGTCGCGACGGGTCGCCTCCGCCGCTGAAGAATCCACAGCGGCGCGGCATCAACACACGACGGCTACTCTTGGGAACGTTGGCAGGGGTCGGACCCCGTCTTTTGTGTCTCTCGCCCCCCTTCTCGGGTGCGACGTGTTTCCCAAAACATTGCAAAGAGAAGAGGTGTAAACATTTGTAGCCGGGCCGCGCGCGGTGATTGATGGCGACGCGCACCGGAAACTCCTCCGCGGATGAATCGCCGCAGTCTTGTCTGAAGGGTCGTTACGGCGCTCGACGGGGGCGGGCGGGCGGTCGAggctaatgaatgaatgaataaaacgcACTCTCCATACGTATCAATGGTGAATGCTCTTTGTCCGGTCTTGATTTAGCAAGTTGTTTTGGAAAACGTTCCGGTGGATGTGCGGCTGGCTTCCACGCACATCAATTCAGTATCGGCGTGACACCAGAACATTGGGCGATGCAAATTTATCACTTTGGAGCCACAATGGCAAGTGGGCCCATTTTTAAAAGAGGCCGTCGGCTGGTGGAGGCTCTTGTTTTCTCGTTCGCTTCCTTGCCATATGGCCAAGGAAAGCGGAAGAATACTGACACTGTCCTCTTCTCTTTACACAAAATGTATTCAGTAAAGACAAGTCTGCGGAACTTATGCGTGGGGATGCTTTGCGCTCTCGCCCATGGGTCATTTTTAGTCATTTGCAAAACTGCCTGAATCAAATGAAAAACACGCTCAAGTATCGCAAAACCGTTTTGGGAGGAGGTTTTTCCTAATATCATTGGCGGCCGGCGCGACAATAAAATCCATTAATACAAGGACGGCCAATCAAACGGTGATAATTGTAAGGCGACGATAAGGAGCTTATAGCCTCTTGTTATGCTCGAGACAAAGAGCGGTGGGTGTACCAGAATGCTATTCCATTTAAAGCCCACATCAGGTCAGCTGTGGTTAATTTGCTCAGTATCCGAGGGGAATTTACTGACCCCGGTTTGTAAGCGAGCCTCACATTTGGAGTGCACGTTTGTCTTTTTGACAAATTTGGCTCATCCTACCGCGCAGGCTCTAATGCAGGATCTCATTGATAGCCGTCCGTGCTTAGGGTTTAGTGTTTCAGAACACTAAGGGCAGAAGGGTATACGTGGGTACCTGCTACTGGCTAACTAACCAACAGGCACCTATATGGCCACAATTATTAATCAACAAATATTTGGGCTCTGAGGATGGATTCGTGCTTGGTACGGTAGCTATAAAGTTTCCAAACGATGGGTTTACAAAAGACTGAGGAGAATGACTTCAAATTTGGTGTCCGcaagaaaaaaacccaacaacaaCTGACCTACTCGAGGCCTTCAGTCTGTAACAATAGGGAACCTCAAGAGGTCATCGGCTGCCCCTTTCCTCCCTTGTCCACCATCTACAACTCCCGGTGCCTAGAAGGGCAAGGCGCCTCATAAAAGACACGCCATCTTCTCCCTGTTGCCCTCTGGCAGGTGCTACCAGCCAAAACACACAGACTgagagagttttttttttttttttttccaagagctGTCACCATAATCAACTCaagtttgcactgaaatgttactgccattgcactgctaatgccacaacatcgTCACATACATCTCACTGAGTAATATGTTCTCAGACATCTGCTTCAATCTGGGTACAGCATGCGATATTTGCACAGATACATGATGgcatttttgcactgttacaaCAATATCTAATGCACAAACTATCATTTGCACCATCATATCAAGAAAGCCATAGGCCTACTTGTCTgagaactgtaaattgtcaagtggtacgaaaaagtatctgaaccttttggaatttctcacccttctgcataaaatcaccatcaaatgggatcagatctttgtcaaaatcacacagatgataaaacagtgtctgctttatctaaaaccacccaaacatttataggttttcatattttattgaggataggatgcaaacaatgacaaaagtggaaaaataagtaagtaaaccatcacatttaatattttgtggcaccaATAATttcaccagatgcttcctgtagctgcagatcagtctggcaaatCGATCAAGActgatcttggcccattcttccctacaagactgctgtagttcagtgagATTCCTGGAatgcctggcatgaatcgctgtcttgagGTAATGCTACAGCATCACAATggtgttcaagtctggactttgacttggccagcccagaacgtgtattgtgttcttctgaaaccattctcaaGTTGATTTCCTTCTCTGTTTTggttcattgtcttgttgcagcatccatcctctttttagctttaactgtctgaaagacggttttcctgcaaaacttttgaattcattcttacattaatgattgcaagtagtccaggccctgaggcagcaaaacagccccaaatcatgatgctccctccaccatgcttcactgtgaaGATGGGGTGTttgtgttggtgagctgttccattttttcctccacacatgacattgtgtattactcccaaacaattcaactttgatttcattagtccacaaaatacaatattttgccaatacgtctgtggagtgtccaagtgccttttgaaCATGAAACGTGCAACAATCGTTTTATAGAcatcatgaacaccattcttggccattagctgatgtgtgcacagagatattggactgtgcctgtgatttctgtaagtctttagcaaacactctagggttctttttttttttacctaagtattCTGCGCTAACCCTTGGCGCCATCTTTGGTGGgctacagtgccaaactctttccatttgtagacaacttctctgactgtcgattgatgaacatccagacttttagagtgattgacagtgattgggcacacacctgacctaaattctttggtaaaaaattggtttcaattgctcttttagtctccttaggcagagggttcactcatttattttttcccccttctgtcattgtttgcatgctatcctcattaaaatatgaaaacctataaatgtttgcgtggttttagttaaagcagacactgcattttcatctgtgtggttttgacaaggatcagatcacatttgatggtgattttatgcagaaatgtgagaaattacggAAGGTACAGATAAGTTTTCATCCCACTGTACGCACTGTTGCATCACCACTTGCTGATTCTAATTTAGTCACTTGATTCCCAATCTGTGTACACTGCAACCTGTGTTTTAACCTTGACCGTAACTCTAAGTTATGTTATGGCGAAGCTTTAAATCTCATTGTACAGTGAGCATCGACAACAAAGGATATAATCTTTCACCAGTGGCTCAGCTCGTCTAGGCCAACTGGAATTGCTTTATAAAATGTGTTGCCCTTCACTCAGAGCATGTTATTTAGTCAATTATGAAACTTCTTACATTAAAAAAGGGAGGAAATTCTATCATGAAATTGTGCATTTTCTCATAACACCTGGCAAACATGAAATCGATCCAAATGATGAGTACTACGTGGTGGTATTCTGGCTGGGATGACCTCTTTGTGGCCTTGTCACCtcactgcacgctggctgccctAAACACTGTGGGAACCCCCCTCCTTTGTGTTCTTTTGGACATTGTTTATGTCAGCAGATCAAGTGTCCTCCCTCCCTCTTTAATTCCCCGATGGCTCCGCGGAGCGCTAAATGCCCACTGAGCCGCTTCTGCGCAGGGGGTTGACGCTCGCTTTTCAAGCGGTGTCACGGGACACCGCTAGGGAGCCGGGACCTGCTACTACCGCTTGGCCTATCATAACAAAAACCGCCACTGTCGGAGGCCGACAGCTTATTTGGTCTGGACGATAACTCTGTTGATGTGTCAAATCATCAGGGTCCCAAACCACCCCCCACCTATTACCAGCTATTTTAAATAGTGTAATCTAGATAGAATTTGTTTGTCAGATCAAGAATATGAAATGATatattgtagggctgtcaaatgattacaatttttaatcgagttaatcacagcttaaaaatggattaatcataattaatcgcaattcaaaccgtttataaaatatgccatatttttctgtaaattattgttggaatgtaaagatacgacacaagacggatatatatatactcaacatactgtacataagtactgtatttgtttattataacaataaatcaacaagatggcattaacattaacattctgttaaagcaatccatagatagaaagacttgcagttcttaaaggataaatgttagtacaagttatagaaatgttatattataacccctcttaatgttttcgttttaataaaatttgtaaaattttcaatcaaaaaatcaactagtagctcgccattgttgatgtcaataattacacaatactcATTGTGCTTCAACCCATAAATTCAGTTGCAGCAAAGCGCCAACAGAGGGAGACCAaatacacaagtaacaagtggacatgtcactgtgctgtcattttaatctgtttgagcggggcatgtgcgttaattgcgtcaaatattttaacgtcattaatttaaaaaaataattaccgcccgttaacgcgatcatttcgacagccctaatatataggtgtatatattttttaaattgtgttgCACATCCCATTTGAGGAGTTCAAAATGAACTACGTCCGCCCGACTCGCTCCCTAAACATTTGATCGGCCCGGAGAAGTTAAAAACAACTACTACTGTCTAACTCGGAACCAAC
The DNA window shown above is from Corythoichthys intestinalis isolate RoL2023-P3 chromosome 14, ASM3026506v1, whole genome shotgun sequence and carries:
- the LOC130929754 gene encoding transcription factor HES-1-like; this encodes MHAKMPAGSGLEATTAVENARAQTRKSSKPIMEKRRRARINESLGHLKTLILEALKKDSSRHSKLEKADILEMTVKHLRNLQRPHVTVAVGGDPCVLGKYRAGFNECVVEVSRYLSACDEVNSEARSRLLGHLAARVSQMNAAAFYRSGQSGIPAPRLAGKSVSAPDGRLAFPLPGAALAPLSAQSYISPGAPPLASDSVWRPW